The window TCGACTATCTCTCGGTGGACCGCTTCGGCTCGGCGGACTTCCCGTCCCACCACGCCCTGCTCGAGGCCGGGGTGGTGGTCCTGGAAGGGCTGGACCTCTCGGGGGTGGAGCCGGGGGAGTACGAGATGACCTGCCTGCCCCTGCGCATCGTGGGGGCCGAGGGGGCGCCCGCGCGCGTGATCCTGCGGACCCGCCTCTGACGGGGGCGCCGTGAACGTCCTCCTGCTGCGCGACGTGGTGGCGATCCTCCTGGCGGGGGGCGCGGGAGAACGGCTCTATCCGCTCACCCGGGACCGGGCCAAGCCCGCCGTCCCCTTCGGCGGCCCCTACCGCATCGTGGACTTCACCCTCTCCAACTGCATCAACTCCGGCCTGCGCAAGATCTTCATCGCCACCCAGTACAAGGCCCAGAGCCTGAACCGGCACATCCGCATGGGCTGGAACCTCGGCAACCGCGAGCTCGGGGAGTTCGTGGACATCCTCCCC of the Candidatus Methylomirabilis sp. genome contains:
- a CDS encoding sugar phosphate nucleotidyltransferase — its product is MRDVVAILLAGGAGERLYPLTRDRAKPAVPFGGPYRIVDFTLSNCINSGLRKIFIATQYKAQSLNRHIRMGWNLGNRELGEFVDILPPQKRVGEHWYLGTADAVYQNLYSIEREQVRWVIVLSGDHIYKMDYGKMLEVHIARGAALTVAAIEVPVADSRRF